atatttatacatttatgtatgtctatatacatatatatacatttatatgtatgtatgtttatacatatatgtatgtatgtgtatatatgtatgtatgtatttgtgtatatatgtatgtatgtgtgtatatatgtatgtgtatatatatgtatgtatgtgtatatatatgtatgtatgtgtgtatatatgtatgtatgtgtgtatatatgtatgtatgtgtatatatgtatgtatgtgtgtatatatgtatgtatgtgtatatatatgtatgtatgtgtgtatatatgtatgtatgtgtatatatatgtatgtatgcgtatatatatgtatgtgtgtatatatgtatttatgtgtgtatatatgtatgtgtatatatatatgtatgtatgtgtatatatatgtatgtatgtgtatatatatgtatgtatgtgtatatatatatatgtatgtatgtgtatatatatatgtatgtatgtgtatatatatatatatatatatgtatgtgtatatatagtgtgtgtatatatatatatatatatatatacatacatacatatatacacacactatatatacacatacatatatatatgtatgtatgtatatatatatgtatgtatgtatataaacatatatgattttttttagacCTTTAAAGCTTTAACTACGTTTTACTGATTGTACTGTAACAGATATTTATGGAAGAAACACTTCATTGCGGAACctttactgtaataaaataGATTTACTGTGGTAAATTACGTGAATACTTCCTCTACCACGCACCAAAGCCACAGGAATACCAAATCAGTTAATTCTAGGAAACTTTTCACGGAGCTGGTAAGTAGCACCCCTAAAAAATGCCTTCTGCACGATTACCTACAACGTCACAATAATGTGCAAAGATGCCTAAAAACTGCCTAAAttctgaaatgcatttttttctacaCTCTAAAACAGATATATTTGatacaataattaaaatggGTACTCTGTTATTTATGTGACGTTcaagtgtgctttttttttaatcaggcGATATCTGCAACTTCACATTTGCGGGTCTTCTTTTTGGGGTCCTTGACGTGGCATCAATAACAAAGATGGCGGAAACGGTTTAAGCTTCTTAAGTTTGTCTGTGTATATTTCCAAGTGTATAATGATTGTATTTAGTCTATAAGCACAGTCTTTCTTGTATGCATTGTTCTGGCTGCGTAGGTTGGAGGATTCTATGTGTGAAGCTGAAAAATGAGCGGGTGGGCCGGTTTTTCTGAAGAGGAGTTACGGAGGATGCAGCAGAAAGGTAGCTAACACTTCTcactgctaatgctaatgctaatgctaatgttgaaGCTAGGAGGAATACAGCGCCGGCAGTTAGGGTTAGGAACACGATTGGGGGTTGGATTAAGACGCTACATTCACGTgttaaaacatgtattaaaaacGATATTCGTTTATTAGCCTAGGTGAAAGATTTTGCGAAATATGGTGTAAATACGATGTTGTTAGCATTCTAGCAACAACCCTAATGTTAGCCTTCTAGCAACCCTAATGTTGTTAGCCTTGTAGCAACAACCCTAATGTTAGCCTTCTAGCAACCCTAATGTTGTTAGCCTTGTAGCAACAACCCTAATGTTAGCCTTCTAGCAACCCTAATGTTGTTAGCCTTCTAGCAACAACCCTAATGTTAGCCTTCTAGCAACCCTAATGTTGTTAGCCTTCTAGCAATAACCCTAATGTTAGCCTTCTAGCAACCCTAATGTTAGCCTTCTAGCAACCCTAATGTTGTTAGCCTTCTAGCAACAACCCTAATGTTAGCCTTCTAGCAACCCTAATGTTAGCCTTCTAGCAACAACCCTAATGTTAGCCTTCTAGCAACCCTAATGTTAGCCTTGTAGCAACAACCCTAATGTTAGCCTTCTAGCAACCCTAATGTTGTTAGCCTTCTAGCAATAACCCTAATGTTGTGACCCTTCTAGCAACAACCCTAATGTTGTTAGCCTTCTAGCAACAACCCTAATGTTAGCCTTCTAGCAACAACCCTAATGTTGTGACCCTTCTAGCAACAACCCTAATGTTAGCCTTGTAGCAACAACCCTAATGTTAGCCTTGTAGCAACAACCCTAATGTTGTTAGCCTTGTAGCAACAACCCTAATGTTAGCCTTGTAGCAACAACCCTAATGTTAGCCTTCTAGCAACAACCCTGATGTTGTTAGCCATGTAGCAACAACCCTAATGTTGTTAGCATCTAGCAACCCTAATGTTGTTAGCCTTCTAGCAACCCCGATGTTGTTAGCGTTGTAGCAACAACCCTAATGTTGTTAGCCTTGTAGCAACAACCCTAATGTTGTTAGCCTTGTAGCAACAACCCTAATGTTGTTAGCCTTGTAGCAACAACCCTAATGTTAGCCTTGTAGCAACAACCCTAATGTTAGCCTTGTAGCAACAACCCTAATGTTAGCCTTGTAGCAACAAccctaatgttgttagccatgTAGCAACAACCCTAATGTTGTTTGCCATGTAGCAACAACCCATGTAATAGCTGGACAAGTTAGCGTCCGACTTTAgcttcatttttacatttattatgaTCATGTTATGTAATAACGTGTGTACAGACGCCGCCGGGTCCGCACCGGCAACCCGCGGACGGAAACCGGTTCCAGCCAACCGGAGTCGGCAGCAGATCCAACGGGAGAAGGCTCTTCAGTTAGCGGCTCAGAAGAACGTTGGAGCCGCGTCTCTCGGCCTCCCGCCGGAGCAACAACTCACCAAACCACCACCGCCTCCACCGGAGGAAGAGCCGAAGGCCGCTGCTCCTCCAGCAGAATCTCCGGCCGTCAAACAGGAGGAGCGGCGGAGACCCGCCGACACGATGCCGGCTCCAGAGAAGGAAACCCCGGCCGTCAAAGAGCTGGAGAAACAAGAGGTGGAACTGTTAGTATGGTTTTTATGTATCACATATTAATCAAACTGTCGTTTAAactacatgtttgtgttggtttGGAAAGACAAAtgtctgacacaccaacccgacggcCAATTGTCGGCAGGAAGGCAGTCGGACCGTCTCCAAGGGGTTGGTGCCTCAGAACACACCAAACTCTCGGGTTGGTGCCTCTGTTGACAAGAGGCCATAAGCTGAACCAAaaagacctgctcttttatgagaAGGgcagtgagataactgttatATACAGGTAAAAGCCAGtaaattagaatattttgaaaaacttgatttatttcagtaattgcATTCAAAAGGTGTAACttgtacattatatttattcattgcacacagactgatgcattcaaatgtttatttcatttaattttgatgattTGAAGTGGCAACAAATGAAAATCCAAAATTCCGTGTGTCACAAAATTAGAATATTGTGTAAGGGTTAAATTGTGAAGACACCTGGTGCCACAAACTAATCAGCTGATTAACTCAAAACACCTGCAAAGGGCTTTAAATTGTCTCTCAGTCCAGTTCTGAAGCCTACACAAACATGGGGAAGACTTCAGATTTGACAGCTGTCCAAAAGGCGACCATCGACACATTGCACAAGgagggaaagacacaaaaggttATTGCTGAAGAGGCTGGCTGTTCTCAGAGCTCTGTGTCCAAACACATTAACAGAGAGGCAAAGGGAAGGAAAAACTGTGGTCAGAAAAAGTGTACAAGCAATAGGGATCACCGCGCCCTAGTCaagattgtgaaaaaaaaaacattaaaaaatgtggGGGAGATTCACAAGGAGTGGACAGCTGCTGGAGTCAGTGCTTCAAGATCCACCACCAAGAGACGCTTGNNNNNNNNNNNNNNNNNNNNNNNNNNNNNNNNNNNNNNNNNNNNNNNNNNNNNNNNNNNNNNNNNNNNNNNNNNNNNNNNNNNNNNNNNNNNNNNNNNNNtcatatttttcattttcatacttttcagttggccaacatttctaaaaactcccTTTTTTGTATTAGCCTTAAGTAATACTCTAATTTTGTGACACACGGAatttttgattttcatttgttgccatttcaaatcatcaaaattaaatgaaataaacatttgaatgcatcagtctgtgtgaaatgaataaatataatgtacaaGTTACACCTTTTGAATgcaattactgaaataaatcaagttttccaaaatattctaatttactggcttttgtgtgtgtgtgtgtgtgtgtgtgtgtgtaaattttaattgaattaaaaaaaaaaactaagtggCTTAAAAGTGATTTTAGTTCCACAACTTAGGCagaactttttaattttaatttaatgtttactCTTTATTGATTCCTTATAGCGAAATTACAATTTTGCACTGTTGTcgttacacactacacacaggcctgaaatacacacacatgctcaggtacTCACACAAAATATCCTGCAGTGTTTTTCCCAATCTATGAATTATTTTGCCtgtaacttaatttaaatttacttcagcaataaaaaaacttaaactgaCATTTATTCGTGTACCTGAACATCTCAGACAAGAATTTGTAGAAAATACAACCGACCCCAAGCAAAATTAAACCTcatcatacatttaaaaatagacatttttcaatAGCAACTATGTAAtcggaggaagaaaaaaatagccTTTCTGTCCTCTAGTCTGAAAGAGATTTGTTACACATTAGAAACTTGAGGGTTTTCCTTTGGTTTCTGTCCTtaatttgtctctgtgtgtgatcaCAGACGGGAACAGACGCGTCTGGAGCTCCTGCAGCAAGAGCAGAAGACGATGGAAGAGAAGAATAAACGAAAGAAAGCTCTGCTGACGAAGACCATCGCCGAGAAGTAAGTATGGCTCTGTTTGCACTGTAGGAAGCAACGTGTTGTTAAGGTTAGCTGTCTTCTTgtctgttgtcttcctgtctgttgtcttcttgtctgatgtcttcttgtctgttgtcttcttgttaGTTGTCTTCTGGTCGGGTGTCTTCTTGTCTGTTGTCTTCTCGTTAGTTGTCTTCTGGTCGGGTGTCTTCTCGTTAGTTGTCTTCTCGTTAGTTGTCTTCTCGTTGGGTGTCTTCCTgcctgttgtcttcctgtctgttgtCTTCTTGTCGGGTGTCTTCTTGTCTGTTGTCTTCTCGTTAGTTGTCTTCTGGTCGGGTGTCTTCTCGTTAGTTGTCTTCTCGTTGGGTGTTTTCTCGTTGGGTGTCTTCTGGTCGGGTGTCTTCTCGTTAGTTGTCTTCTCGTTGGGTGTTTTCTCGTTGGGTGTCTTCTTGTCTGTTGTCTTCCTGCctgttgtcttcttgtctgatgtcttcttgtctgttgtcttcttgttaGTTGTCTTCTGGTCGGGTGTCTTCTTGTCTGTTGTCTTCTCGTTAGTTGTCTTCTGGTCAGGTGTCTTCTCGTTAGTTGTCTTCTCGTTAGTTGTCTTCTCGTTGGGTGTCTTCTCGTTGGGTGTCTTCCTgcctgttgtcttcctgtctgttgtCTTCTTGTCGGGTGTCTTCTTGTCTGCTGTCTTCTTgtctgttgtcttcctgtctgttgtCTTCTTGTCGGGTGTCTTCTTGTCTGTTGTCTTCTCGTTAGTTGTCTTCTGGTCGGGTGTCTTCTCGTTAGTTGTCTTCTCGTTGGGTGTCTTCTCGTTGGGTGTCTTCTTGTCTGTTGTCTTCCTgcctgttgtcttcctgtctgatGTCTTCTTGTCTGCTGTCTTCTTgtctgttgtcttcctgtctgttgtcttcttgtctgaTGTCTTCTTGTCTGTTGTCTTCTCGTTAGTTGTCTTCTGGTCGGGTGTCTTCTCGTTAGTTGTCTTCTCGGGTGTCTTCTCGTTGGTCTTCTTCTCGTCTGTTGTCTTCTCGTTGGTCTTCTTCTCGTTGGTTGTCTTCTCGTCTGTCGTCTTCTCGTCTGTTGTCTTCTCGTTAGTTGTCAACtaattttcaacacttttcccGACGAAAATTTAacattctttaaatatttttttcttcttgaatgctataaaattgaattagacaCCCAAATATAGTTaaaatagtgaactgatcattcatttaacttgtgaagagcgttgtgtggaaccatccatgttgtGTTCTTCGACAATtcgtttgaaaaaaaaactaatttctgATAAACTTTGTAAAACGGGTCAACTTgtacccgaggacaacaggagcgTTAACACCAGAAGATGAAATCTTCCTTATCTTTTCTCGTTAATCGTCCACAGGTCCAAACAGACGCAGGCGGAGGCTGTGAAGCTGAAGAGGATCCAGAAGGAGCTCCAGGCCCTCGATGACATGGTGTCCAACGATATCGGCATCCTGAGAGGCAAGATCGAACAAGCCAGCTGGGAGTACTCCGCTGCCAGGTAGAGGGACTACACCAGAAAATAAAGAACTACAAAAAGGGCACCGTCTTATATTTTAAGGCTGCTCATAATCAATATTAAAATCTTAACAAAATTACttgttgacttttggaaagaagttgcattttttaaactttaaatacaGGGAAACAGTTAAAGGTTCTAAGAAATGctgcttttaaatagaccttagtggtccctaatactgtatctgaagtctcttttatatagaccttagtggtcccctaatactgtatctgaagtctcttttatatagaccttagtggtcccctaatactgtatctgaagtctcttttatatagaccttagtggtccctaatactgtatctgaagtctctttatatagaccttagtggtcccctaatactgtatctgaagtctctttatatagaccttagtggtcccctaatactggatctgaagtctctttatatagaccttagtggtccctaatactgtatctgaagtctctttacatagaccttagtggtccctaatactgtatctggagtggTGGGGTGGAATATCTCGCGTGATTTAACGTTTATTATAATCTCTTGCTAGCGTGCGATGTCAGTAGAGTAGAGACGTCCCGGTTTGTCCCAATTTTCCCGACAAAAAGCAGATCGGGACCCGTtcccagcacctgacgtaaccggttctcatctctagaccagcgctacgttggtgctgagttagaacccgtgttcttggcccagagcaatgtttatttgtgtggaaaagcaaagaaccggcaCTGAAACcaaaccagcaccagaactgccttggtggaaaagacacatGAGACACAACCACATGGCAACAGATGAGTTAGGGGTTTTCTGGGGCTTCAGGCACACTTAGACGTATGTAAGTTAAGGGCCACAAAGCTCTCAGGACTTTATAAAATCATATCAGTTAGTATTATATGCTATTATTAGTGAAATACTGAAACTCATCCCCCCTGCAGCTTTTTTCCCAGCATTCATGTACATAactccacatgtgttcattcatagttttgatgccttcagtgacaatctacaatgtaaatagtcatgaaaataaagaaaaatgcactAAATAGGGTGGTGTCTCCAAACTTTCGGCCTGAAATGTCTAATATCGgctgataatatcggcccgTCGATATATCGGTCGTGCTCTAGCATAAAGGCCGTGAATACTCCTCTATCATGTTCCTCACCAACGCGGATCCAGTAAAGCTGTGTTTTGACTCTGTGATTTCCCCCGTGAGGCCTGAGATCATCTCCGAGTCTTCGTTGCAGACGACCTGACCTTCACACGCTCATTTCTCTGGATGCTGTAATGATTACGTTGATATAATCAACTGTCAGAGATTTCGCTGAGCTACAACGTTACACTCCCCCGGGGTGAAATGTTTGACGTGTGTTTAGTTCGCCGCCGTGTTTCCAGACCGCACGGCGAGGTCTTTTCTTTACAACCTAAACCAAATCCGACACTGTGGGAACGACCCGTTGGTGCCAATAACATATCCTGTTTTTATACAGATAGCAAACATTTATCAAAGGTGTTGAATGTTGAAACTCTGTTGAAACCAGATTGTGATTCTGATTAGACACGGTTCCACTGATGTATTGTTATGCACATTTTGAAGTATCtcattagaaaatgttgatggaaaCGGTAAAATCCTGAAAAATGACCTAAGTTGTGACGTAGCAGACATGTAATTTACATGACTATATCCATCAGATGGTGGGAGGTGCAATAAGGTGCATTCTTGGCATGCTTGTCTTACATtgagttgtgttcaggtgcattctgggcgtgcttgTCTTACActgaggtgtgttcaggtgcattctgggcgtgctggtcttacagggaggtgtgttcaggtgcattctgggcNNNNNNNNNNNNNNNNNNNNNNNNNNNNNNNNNNNNNNNNNNNNNNNNNNNNNNNNNNNNNNNNNNNNNNNNNNNNNNNNNNNNNNNNNNNNNNNNNNNNATCATCTAGACCGGGCCCTGCAGAGAACTCCTCATCCAGACCGGACCCCGCAGATAACTCATCATCTAGACCGGGCCCCGCAGATATCTACTCATCTAGAGCCCAATTCCAAATTAACCACTTTAATCACAGAGAAGATCAGAGTTATTTTATGTGAAATTTACAACCTTAATCTTTGAAATTCAG
This sequence is a window from Etheostoma cragini isolate CJK2018 chromosome 9, CSU_Ecrag_1.0, whole genome shotgun sequence. Protein-coding genes within it:
- the gorab gene encoding RAB6-interacting golgin — protein: MSGWAGFSEEELRRMQQKDAAGSAPATRGRKPVPANRSRQQIQREKALQLAAQKNVGAASLGLPPEQQLTKPPPPPPEEEPKAAAPPAESPAVKQEERRRPADTMPAPEKETPAVKELEKQEVELREQTRLELLQQEQKTMEEKNKRKKALLTKTIAEKSKQTQAEAVKLKRIQKELQALDDMVSNDIGILRGKIEQASWEYSAAR